The following coding sequences are from one Streptomyces sp. NBC_01485 window:
- a CDS encoding FAD/NAD(P)-binding protein codes for MIVGAGPRGTGLIERIAANAPELYAGSGLDVHLVDPYPPGAGRIWRAAQSPLLWMNSHAEDVTMFTDETVRMDGPVRPGPTLHEWAGLDGRTFADRQIQGSYLRRVHEQAVAALPPSVAVHHHPRRALRVSGPREGRQQVWLEGRARPLTADLVVLGLGHLDAELNQEQSELAAYARTHDLVHLPPDFTADSDLSALRPGEPALVRGFGLAFVDLMVLLTEGRGGRYEGDDTYLPSGREPVLYVGSRRGVPYHAKIGYDWTGERPLLPRFLGPAEIDGLLARPGGFDFRRDVWPLVEKELGFAHYHRLFTAHAERTAMAWTDFEEKYAAASGGVEREALIASAVPDPRDRLQLAALDRPLDGVTYGSFEEFQEGLRGYVEDDLRRRHQADHRPDLAVFLGLLSVYGQLIRLGGIGSWWHGFFSYLASGPPGPRLRQLLALSRAGVVRFVGADMAVRAEDGVFRASSATVPGLSVEARALVEARLPEPMLRRALDPLLRELYADGAGETPDGLLRVDHADGRVLDRAGRPHPRRFALGPHTDARTPGAFTRPRTGGPAFRQNDATARAVLVFLRDLGADAVG; via the coding sequence GTGATCGTCGGGGCCGGGCCGCGCGGGACCGGTCTCATCGAGCGGATCGCCGCCAACGCCCCCGAGCTGTACGCCGGTTCGGGTCTCGACGTCCATCTCGTCGACCCGTATCCGCCGGGGGCCGGACGCATCTGGCGGGCGGCCCAGTCGCCGCTGCTGTGGATGAACTCGCACGCCGAGGACGTCACCATGTTCACCGACGAGACGGTGCGGATGGACGGGCCCGTGCGCCCCGGCCCCACGCTGCACGAGTGGGCCGGCCTCGACGGGCGCACCTTCGCCGACCGGCAGATCCAGGGCTCCTACCTGCGCCGGGTGCACGAACAGGCCGTCGCCGCCCTGCCCCCGTCCGTCGCCGTCCATCACCACCCGCGCCGCGCCCTGCGGGTGAGCGGCCCCCGCGAGGGACGTCAGCAGGTGTGGCTGGAGGGCCGCGCCCGGCCCCTGACCGCCGACCTCGTCGTCCTTGGCCTCGGTCATCTCGACGCCGAACTCAACCAGGAACAAAGTGAGTTGGCGGCGTACGCGCGTACGCACGACCTTGTGCATCTGCCGCCGGACTTCACCGCCGACAGTGACCTGTCCGCGCTGCGGCCGGGTGAACCCGCCTTGGTGCGCGGCTTCGGGCTCGCCTTCGTCGACCTGATGGTGCTGCTCACCGAGGGGCGCGGCGGACGCTACGAGGGCGACGACACGTACCTGCCCTCGGGGCGGGAGCCGGTGCTGTACGTCGGCTCGCGGCGCGGAGTGCCGTACCACGCGAAGATCGGCTACGACTGGACGGGGGAGCGGCCGCTGTTGCCCCGGTTCCTGGGGCCCGCCGAGATCGACGGGCTGCTCGCGCGGCCCGGCGGCTTCGACTTCCGACGGGACGTGTGGCCGCTGGTGGAGAAGGAGTTGGGCTTCGCCCACTACCACCGGCTGTTCACGGCGCACGCCGAGCGGACCGCGATGGCCTGGACCGACTTCGAGGAGAAGTACGCGGCCGCGTCCGGGGGAGTCGAGCGGGAGGCGCTGATCGCGTCCGCCGTGCCCGATCCGCGCGACCGGCTCCAACTGGCGGCGCTCGACCGGCCGTTGGACGGGGTGACGTACGGGTCCTTCGAGGAGTTCCAGGAGGGCTTGCGCGGATACGTCGAGGACGATCTGAGGCGTCGTCATCAGGCCGACCACAGGCCCGACTTGGCCGTGTTCCTCGGATTGCTGTCCGTCTACGGGCAGTTGATCCGGCTCGGGGGCATCGGGTCCTGGTGGCACGGGTTCTTCAGCTACCTCGCCTCCGGGCCGCCCGGACCCCGGCTGCGGCAGTTGCTCGCGCTGTCCCGGGCGGGGGTGGTGAGGTTCGTCGGCGCCGACATGGCCGTACGCGCCGAGGACGGTGTGTTCCGGGCGTCGAGTGCGACCGTGCCGGGACTCTCCGTCGAGGCGCGGGCGCTGGTGGAGGCCCGGCTGCCCGAGCCGATGCTGCGGCGCGCTCTCGATCCGCTGTTGCGCGAGCTGTACGCCGACGGCGCCGGCGAGACCCCGGACGGGCTGCTGCGGGTGGACCACGCCGACGGGCGGGTCCTGGACCGGGCCGGCCGGCCGCACCCACGGCGCTTCGCGCTCGGGCCGCACACCGACGCACGTACGCCGGGGGCCTTCACCCGGCCGCGCACGGGCGGGCCCGCGTTCCGGCAGAACGACGCCACCGCACGGGCCGTCCTGGTGTTCCTGCGGGACCTGGGCGCCGACGCCGTCGGGTGA
- a CDS encoding GTP-binding protein: MPGRSDKIVPLAVKIVVSGGLGVGKSTFIGAVSEIEALDTEAAITQVSVGIDSLEGVESKTTTTVALDFGRITLDRTIALYLFGTPGQDRFSFLWDDLVEGALGTVVLADTRRIEESFPAVDYFESQDAPFVLAVNRFDGAERVELDEVREALGLSAEVPVLECDARERGSVRDVLGALMDRVVGARAVPGRGAAVARG; the protein is encoded by the coding sequence ATGCCCGGTCGCTCTGACAAAATCGTGCCGCTCGCCGTGAAGATCGTGGTGAGCGGGGGGCTCGGGGTCGGCAAGAGCACGTTCATCGGGGCCGTCTCCGAGATCGAGGCGCTCGACACGGAGGCGGCGATCACCCAGGTGTCGGTGGGGATCGACTCGCTGGAGGGCGTCGAGTCCAAGACGACGACCACCGTCGCGCTCGACTTCGGGCGGATCACGCTCGACCGGACCATCGCGCTGTATCTGTTCGGGACGCCCGGACAGGACCGCTTCTCGTTCCTGTGGGACGACCTGGTGGAGGGCGCGCTGGGCACGGTGGTCCTCGCGGACACCCGGCGCATCGAGGAGAGTTTCCCCGCCGTCGACTACTTCGAGTCCCAGGACGCGCCGTTCGTCCTGGCCGTGAACCGCTTCGACGGGGCCGAGCGGGTCGAACTGGACGAGGTCCGGGAGGCGTTGGGGCTCAGCGCCGAGGTGCCGGTGCTGGAGTGCGACGCGCGGGAGCGGGGCTCGGTGCGCGATGTGCTGGGGGCCTTGATGGACCGGGTGGTCGGGGCGCGCGCCGTGCCCGGGCGTGGCGCGGCGGTGGCGCGGGGGTGA
- a CDS encoding DUF5685 family protein, translating into MFGIVRPCAHRLGEGLKTQWMAHLCGLCLALRGDHGQFARVVTNYDGLLISVLTEAQAERTAAGGWRRTAGPCPLRGMRTASVAQGEGARLAAAVSLVLASAKVRDHVADGDGLLARRPVAVAARRVAASWGRAGERGGAAVGFDTAVLVDAVERQTGIEALAGPGTSLRAVTEPTETATAAAFAHTAVLAGRPGNAVPLAEAGRLFGRLAHLLDAVEDRAADAAAGAWNPLTATATPLPEARRLADDALHGIRLALRDMEFEDGRLAHLLLAHELERSVDRAFGTSSCGHAHGQGPGPGQGQGPQGAFGPPTGPYAPQGPVDPNAPGDPYGMPPGNPYGNPFGGEPPRPGKRGFWAGCAVAVGLCCTCRVCCADSFEGPWSRKRREGRCSDGCDCGSGCCDACECCECCACDCSC; encoded by the coding sequence GTGTTCGGAATCGTCAGGCCGTGCGCTCATCGGCTCGGTGAGGGTCTCAAGACCCAGTGGATGGCGCACCTGTGCGGGCTCTGCCTCGCGCTGCGCGGCGACCACGGGCAGTTCGCGCGGGTGGTCACCAACTACGACGGGCTGCTCATCTCGGTTCTGACGGAGGCTCAGGCCGAGCGGACCGCGGCCGGCGGGTGGCGGCGCACGGCCGGACCGTGCCCGCTGCGCGGGATGCGCACCGCGTCCGTCGCGCAGGGGGAGGGCGCGCGGCTCGCCGCCGCCGTCTCGCTGGTGCTCGCCTCGGCCAAGGTGCGCGACCACGTCGCCGACGGGGACGGGCTGCTGGCGCGGCGGCCGGTCGCCGTCGCCGCGCGCAGGGTCGCCGCGAGCTGGGGGCGGGCCGGGGAACGCGGCGGGGCCGCCGTCGGGTTCGACACCGCCGTCCTCGTCGACGCCGTCGAGCGGCAGACCGGCATCGAGGCGCTCGCCGGACCGGGCACCTCCCTGCGAGCCGTCACCGAGCCGACGGAGACCGCCACCGCCGCCGCCTTCGCGCACACCGCGGTCCTGGCGGGCCGGCCGGGCAACGCCGTGCCGCTCGCCGAGGCGGGCCGCCTCTTCGGACGGCTCGCGCATCTGCTGGACGCGGTCGAGGACCGGGCGGCGGACGCGGCGGCCGGTGCCTGGAACCCGCTGACGGCCACGGCCACCCCGCTCCCCGAGGCCCGCCGGCTCGCCGACGACGCCCTGCACGGCATCCGGCTCGCGCTGCGCGACATGGAGTTCGAGGACGGCAGGCTGGCACATCTGCTGCTCGCCCACGAACTGGAGCGGTCGGTGGACCGGGCGTTCGGGACGTCCTCGTGCGGCCACGCACACGGCCAGGGCCCGGGCCCTGGGCAGGGGCAGGGTCCGCAGGGCGCCTTCGGGCCGCCGACCGGGCCGTACGCCCCCCAGGGGCCGGTGGACCCGAACGCGCCCGGCGACCCCTACGGCATGCCCCCTGGCAACCCCTACGGCAACCCTTTCGGTGGTGAGCCGCCGCGGCCCGGCAAGCGGGGCTTCTGGGCCGGGTGCGCGGTCGCGGTCGGGCTGTGCTGCACCTGCCGGGTGTGCTGCGCCGACTCGTTCGAGGGGCCGTGGTCGAGGAAGAGGCGTGAGGGACGGTGCAGCGACGGATGCGACTGCGGCTCCGGCTGCTGTGACGCGTGCGAGTGCTGTGAGTGCTGCGCTTGCGACTGCTCGTGCTGA
- a CDS encoding cell division protein SepF has product MGSVRKASAWLGLVDDNDDERYYDDDYSEGTDSGDAWVTDPRVKVATDTAEEKGRRIGTVTPDSFRDARAIGELFREGVPVIMNLTAMEAGDAKRVVDFAAGLIFGLRGSIERVSTRVFLLTPANTEIVNGDPSSHRTDGFFNQS; this is encoded by the coding sequence ATGGGATCGGTGCGCAAGGCGAGTGCCTGGCTTGGCCTCGTCGACGACAACGATGACGAGCGTTACTACGACGACGACTATTCCGAGGGGACCGACTCCGGGGACGCCTGGGTCACCGACCCCCGAGTGAAGGTGGCCACGGACACGGCCGAGGAGAAGGGCCGCCGGATCGGCACCGTCACCCCGGACAGTTTCCGGGACGCGCGGGCGATCGGTGAACTGTTCCGCGAGGGCGTGCCGGTCATCATGAACCTCACGGCCATGGAGGCGGGCGACGCCAAGCGCGTCGTCGACTTCGCGGCCGGGCTGATCTTCGGCCTGCGGGGTTCGATCGAGCGGGTGTCGACCCGGGTGTTCCTGCTGACCCCCGCCAACACGGAGATCGTGAACGGAGACCCGTCCTCCCATCGGACGGACGGTTTCTTCAACCAGAGCTGA
- a CDS encoding acyl-CoA dehydrogenase family protein has product MSASSKLPPFDPADPLGIDDLLEPEDLAVRDTVRSWAADRVLPYVAGWYESGELPVIRELARELGGIGALGMSLDGYGCAGASAVQYGLACLELEAADSGIRSLVSVQGSLAMYAIHRFGSEEQKQRWLPRMAAGEVIGCFGLTEPDHGSDPAGMRTHAKRDGSDWVLDGRKMWITNGSVAGVAVVWAQTEDGIRGFVVPTDTAGFTAPEIKHKWSLRASVTSELVLDDVRLPADAVLPEVTGLRGPLSCLSHARYGIVWGAMGAARSCFETAVEYAKTREQFGRPIGGFQLTQAKLADMAVELHKGILLAHHLGRRMDAGRLRPEQVSFGKLNNVREAIEICRTARTVLGANGISLEYPVMRHATNLESVLTYEGTVEMHQLVLGKALTGLDAFR; this is encoded by the coding sequence ATGTCCGCGTCCTCGAAACTGCCGCCCTTCGACCCCGCCGACCCGCTCGGGATCGACGATCTGCTGGAGCCGGAGGATCTCGCGGTCCGTGACACCGTGCGGAGCTGGGCGGCGGACCGGGTGCTGCCGTACGTCGCCGGGTGGTACGAGAGCGGGGAACTGCCGGTCATCCGGGAACTCGCGCGCGAGCTCGGCGGGATCGGGGCCCTCGGGATGTCCCTCGACGGGTACGGATGCGCGGGCGCCAGCGCCGTGCAGTACGGGCTGGCCTGTCTCGAACTCGAGGCCGCCGACTCCGGGATCCGGTCCCTCGTCTCCGTGCAGGGCTCCCTCGCCATGTACGCGATCCACCGCTTCGGCAGCGAGGAGCAGAAGCAGCGCTGGCTGCCGCGCATGGCAGCCGGAGAGGTCATCGGATGCTTCGGGCTCACCGAACCCGATCACGGGTCCGACCCCGCCGGGATGCGCACGCACGCCAAGCGGGACGGCTCGGACTGGGTGCTCGACGGGCGCAAGATGTGGATCACCAACGGGTCCGTCGCCGGCGTCGCCGTCGTGTGGGCGCAGACGGAGGACGGGATCCGCGGTTTCGTCGTGCCCACGGACACCGCCGGGTTCACCGCCCCCGAGATCAAGCACAAGTGGTCCCTGCGGGCCAGCGTGACCAGCGAACTCGTCCTCGACGACGTGCGGTTGCCCGCAGACGCCGTCCTGCCGGAGGTCACCGGGCTGCGCGGGCCGCTGAGTTGTCTGTCCCACGCGCGCTACGGGATCGTCTGGGGAGCGATGGGAGCGGCCCGGTCGTGTTTCGAGACCGCGGTCGAGTACGCGAAGACCCGGGAGCAGTTCGGGCGGCCCATCGGGGGGTTCCAGCTCACTCAGGCCAAGCTCGCCGACATGGCGGTCGAGCTGCACAAGGGGATTCTGCTCGCCCACCATCTGGGGCGGCGGATGGACGCCGGCCGCCTGCGTCCCGAGCAGGTCAGCTTCGGCAAGCTCAACAACGTACGGGAGGCGATCGAGATCTGCCGGACCGCCCGCACCGTCCTCGGTGCGAACGGGATCTCGCTCGAATACCCCGTCATGCGGCACGCGACCAACCTCGAGTCGGTCCTCACCTACGAGGGCACCGTCGAGATGCATCAGCTCGTGCTGGGCAAGGCGCTCACCGGACTCGACGCCTTCCGCTGA
- a CDS encoding MFS transporter, with protein sequence MSGTTMAAAGLRRRAAGAGANRWVVLVVLCVSLLLVAVDATVLHVAVPAVTEDLRPGAIELLWIVDTYPLVCASLLILFGTLGDKVGRRRILLLGYALFGVASALAAFAGSAQTLIVARALLGVGGAMIMPATLSILRQVFPLRRERALAIGIWSAVAAVGAAVGPLLGGFLLEHFWWGSVFLVNIPLMLVSLPVGRLLLPESRGAGNGPWDVVGALTAAAGLFAVVLGVKRLGAGEVGPFTVMPLVVGTVLLVLFVRRQRRRVHPLVDLRMFGRPAFSTSVGCIVLAMLALVGLELIAAQYLQLVLGLSPLETGLRLLPLTIAAMAAGLAGARLLRQFGPRRMVCGGFVLTAAAVLTLTAMGGSDNAGLLLSGFVLLGFGLETTLFAAYESMLSEAPPEQAGGAAAIGETSYQLGAGIGIALLGSVMNAAYAPGLNAVPGVPASASAAAGHSLGEAYEVAGRLGGSAGGALRRAARDSFVHGLHVTLLVSAGLLLLGAVMAVRLPRVMQCEVPSAEVELPGPRGVVESRVSV encoded by the coding sequence ATGTCCGGGACGACCATGGCCGCCGCAGGGCTGCGCCGTCGGGCGGCCGGGGCCGGTGCCAACCGCTGGGTCGTCCTGGTGGTGCTGTGCGTCAGCCTGCTCCTGGTCGCCGTCGACGCGACCGTGCTGCACGTGGCGGTGCCCGCCGTCACCGAGGACCTGCGGCCCGGTGCGATCGAGCTGCTCTGGATCGTGGACACGTATCCGCTGGTCTGCGCCTCGCTGCTGATCCTGTTCGGCACGCTCGGCGACAAGGTGGGCCGCCGGCGGATCCTGCTGCTCGGGTACGCCCTGTTCGGCGTCGCCTCCGCGCTGGCGGCGTTCGCGGGGAGCGCGCAGACGCTGATCGTGGCGCGGGCGCTGCTGGGCGTGGGCGGCGCGATGATCATGCCGGCGACGCTGTCGATCCTGCGGCAGGTGTTCCCGCTCCGGCGTGAGCGTGCGCTGGCGATAGGCATCTGGAGCGCGGTGGCCGCGGTGGGCGCGGCGGTGGGTCCGCTGCTCGGCGGCTTCCTGCTCGAACACTTCTGGTGGGGCTCGGTCTTCCTCGTCAACATCCCGCTGATGCTGGTCAGCCTGCCGGTGGGGCGGCTGCTGCTGCCCGAGTCGCGCGGCGCGGGGAACGGCCCGTGGGACGTCGTCGGCGCGCTGACGGCCGCAGCGGGACTCTTCGCCGTCGTGCTGGGCGTGAAGCGGCTGGGCGCCGGGGAAGTGGGGCCGTTCACCGTGATGCCGCTGGTGGTGGGCACGGTGCTGCTCGTGTTGTTCGTACGACGTCAGCGGCGTCGCGTCCATCCTCTGGTGGACCTGCGGATGTTCGGGAGGCCGGCGTTCAGTACGTCGGTGGGGTGCATCGTGCTGGCGATGCTGGCGCTGGTCGGCCTGGAGCTGATCGCGGCGCAGTACTTGCAGCTGGTGCTGGGTCTGTCTCCCCTGGAGACGGGCCTACGACTGCTGCCGCTGACGATCGCCGCGATGGCGGCGGGGCTGGCCGGGGCGCGGCTGCTGCGGCAGTTCGGGCCGCGGCGGATGGTGTGCGGGGGGTTCGTGCTCACCGCGGCAGCGGTGCTGACGCTGACCGCGATGGGCGGGTCGGACAACGCGGGGCTGCTGCTGTCCGGGTTCGTGCTGCTGGGCTTCGGCCTGGAGACGACGTTGTTCGCGGCGTACGAGTCGATGCTGAGCGAGGCTCCGCCGGAGCAGGCGGGCGGGGCGGCGGCGATCGGGGAGACGTCGTACCAGTTGGGGGCCGGGATCGGGATCGCGTTGCTCGGCAGCGTGATGAACGCGGCGTACGCGCCTGGACTCAACGCCGTGCCGGGGGTACCGGCGTCGGCGTCGGCCGCGGCCGGGCATTCGCTGGGCGAGGCTTACGAGGTTGCCGGGCGGCTCGGGGGGTCGGCGGGGGGCGCCCTGCGTCGTGCGGCGCGGGATTCCTTCGTGCACGGACTGCATGTGACGTTGCTGGTGAGCGCGGGGTTGTTGCTGCTGGGGGCGGTGATGGCGGTGCGGTTGCCGCGGGTGATGCAGTGCGAGGTGCCTTCGGCGGAGGTGGAGCTCCCGGGCCCCCGGGGAGTCGTGGAGTCCCGCGTCTCGGTGTGA
- a CDS encoding phosphatase PAP2 family protein — translation MRTEQNLTRLDRVFARLDREPERPAHIDVPKMSRHRVALLALTLAFYLAIVWLVVITSWLVRFDWQVMFFRPYQQWPEIHAFLDYYVVLGQRGPTAVMVAAWLGWRSWRQHTLRPMLTLGASLLLLNITVGAAKLGMGRLGPHYATTIGSSEMGLGGDIFPSGHTANAVVTWGILAYLASTPRARRWLSAVSAVVSLGVGLTTVYLGTHWLSDVVLGWAAGLLVLLALPWCEPLIARAEVSIFALRDRLRERRSATAPVPTAPTPTPAPAPTPVAVPVSLKPRAMVQEEAPAAHEPVAPARAPRAPVYLAPGPHTTRSERTPVTPVGSRRPPHADRLPRTAPTPTAARPLTGG, via the coding sequence GTGCGTACCGAACAAAACCTCACCCGTCTGGACCGGGTGTTCGCGAGGCTCGACCGTGAGCCGGAACGACCGGCCCACATCGATGTGCCGAAGATGAGCAGGCACCGGGTCGCCCTGCTCGCCCTGACCCTGGCCTTCTACCTGGCGATCGTGTGGCTCGTGGTGATCACCTCGTGGCTCGTGCGCTTCGACTGGCAGGTCATGTTCTTCCGGCCGTACCAGCAGTGGCCCGAGATCCACGCGTTCCTCGACTACTACGTGGTCCTGGGCCAGCGTGGCCCGACCGCCGTGATGGTCGCCGCCTGGCTCGGCTGGCGGTCCTGGCGGCAGCACACCCTGCGCCCGATGCTCACCCTGGGCGCCTCGCTGCTGCTGCTGAACATCACCGTCGGCGCCGCGAAGCTCGGCATGGGCCGGCTCGGGCCCCACTACGCGACCACCATCGGTTCCAGCGAGATGGGCCTGGGCGGCGATATATTTCCCAGCGGCCACACCGCCAACGCCGTCGTGACCTGGGGAATCCTGGCGTATCTGGCGTCCACGCCGAGAGCCCGCCGCTGGCTGTCCGCCGTGTCCGCGGTGGTCTCGCTCGGCGTCGGCCTCACCACCGTCTACCTCGGTACGCACTGGCTGAGCGACGTGGTGCTCGGCTGGGCCGCGGGTCTGCTGGTCCTGCTGGCGCTGCCCTGGTGCGAGCCGCTGATCGCCCGCGCCGAGGTCTCGATCTTCGCGCTGCGCGACCGTCTGCGCGAGCGCCGTTCCGCCACGGCCCCGGTGCCGACGGCTCCCACGCCCACCCCTGCCCCTGCCCCCACGCCCGTCGCCGTACCCGTGTCGCTCAAGCCGCGCGCCATGGTCCAGGAGGAGGCACCCGCGGCCCACGAGCCGGTCGCTCCGGCCCGTGCGCCGCGCGCGCCGGTGTATCTGGCCCCCGGCCCGCACACGACCCGCTCGGAGCGCACTCCGGTCACCCCGGTCGGCAGCCGCCGTCCACCGCACGCCGACCGCCTCCCGCGCACCGCGCCGACCCCGACGGCGGCCCGCCCCCTGACCGGCGGCTGA
- a CDS encoding I78 family peptidase inhibitor: MAPNPTPPAEPQDSPDGYVGLEAARAERLARERGWSAVRALAPGTIITMEYRFGRLNFEVRDGRVARAWKG; the protein is encoded by the coding sequence ATGGCACCGAATCCCACTCCGCCAGCGGAGCCCCAGGACAGTCCGGACGGGTACGTCGGCCTCGAGGCCGCGCGCGCCGAGCGCCTCGCGCGGGAACGGGGGTGGTCGGCGGTGCGCGCGTTGGCGCCCGGGACGATCATCACCATGGAGTACCGCTTCGGGCGGCTGAATTTCGAGGTACGGGACGGACGCGTGGCACGCGCCTGGAAGGGCTGA
- a CDS encoding LysM peptidoglycan-binding domain-containing protein — protein sequence MSECADNHTRTSSRKTAVLAGAILLAPLGLLSATGNAAAADSGVWDRIARCESGGNWSINTGNGYYGGLQFSAGTWRAYGGTAYASTADKASKAQQISVAAKVQNAQGWGAWPTCSARAGASGSAPTNGTSGSSSSGTSGSTESSSSKSYSGSSKSGSSKYGSSKSGSSKSGSSESGSSGSSSSKAPERSTSQTSRGTSRGDYTVRQGDTLSTIADGHGLTWQRVYAANKAVVGGDPDLIVPGQRLVL from the coding sequence ATGTCCGAATGTGCCGATAACCACACCCGCACGTCGTCGCGCAAGACGGCGGTCCTCGCCGGGGCGATACTCCTCGCCCCCCTCGGACTGCTCTCCGCGACCGGCAACGCCGCGGCGGCCGACAGCGGGGTGTGGGACCGCATCGCCCGGTGCGAGAGCGGCGGCAACTGGTCCATCAACACCGGCAACGGGTACTACGGCGGGCTGCAGTTCTCCGCCGGCACCTGGCGCGCGTACGGCGGCACCGCCTACGCGTCCACCGCCGACAAGGCCAGCAAGGCACAGCAGATCTCCGTCGCCGCCAAGGTGCAGAACGCACAGGGGTGGGGCGCGTGGCCGACCTGCTCGGCGCGCGCCGGAGCGTCCGGCAGCGCACCGACGAACGGGACGAGCGGTTCGTCGTCCTCCGGTACGTCGGGTTCCACCGAGTCGAGCTCCTCGAAGTCCTACTCCGGCTCGTCGAAGTCGGGCTCGTCCAAGTACGGCTCGTCGAAGTCCGGTTCCTCCAAGTCGGGGTCTTCCGAGTCGGGGTCTTCCGGGTCGAGCTCCTCGAAGGCGCCGGAGCGCTCGACGAGCCAGACCTCGCGCGGTACGTCCCGCGGCGACTACACCGTCCGCCAGGGCGACACCCTCAGCACCATCGCGGACGGGCACGGGCTCACCTGGCAGCGCGTCTACGCCGCCAACAAGGCCGTCGTCGGCGGCGACCCCGACCTGATCGTGCCCGGCCAGCGCCTCGTGCTCTGA
- the der gene encoding ribosome biogenesis GTPase Der yields the protein MNDHTQPDGSDGFEHDHGALGDAEYAEFMELAAVEGFDVEDVEGAIEAAGHGPLPVLAIIGRPNVGKSTLVNRIIGRREAVVEDKPGVTRDRVTYEAEWAGRRFKVVDTGGWEQDVLGIDASVAAQAEYAIEAADAVVFVVDAKVGATDTDEAVVRLLRKAGKPVVLAANKVDGQSGEADASYLWSLGLGEPHPISALHGRGTGDMLDAVLEALPEAPEQTFGTAVGGPRRIALIGRPNVGKSSLLNKVAGEERVVVNEIAGTTRDPVDELIELGGITWKFVDTAGIRKRVHLQQGADYYASLRTAAAVEKAEVAVILIDASESISVQDQRIVTMAVDAGRAIVLAFNKWDTLDEERRYYLEREIETELAQVAWAPRVNVSARTGRHMEKLVPGIEAALVGWETRVPTGRLNAFLGELVAAHPHPVRGGKQPRILFGTQAGTKPPRFVLFASGFIEAGYRRFIERRLREEFSFEGTPIHISVRVREKRGANKKK from the coding sequence ATGAACGACCACACCCAGCCCGACGGCTCGGACGGCTTCGAGCACGATCACGGGGCGCTCGGCGACGCCGAGTACGCGGAGTTCATGGAGCTCGCCGCCGTCGAGGGCTTCGACGTCGAGGACGTCGAGGGGGCGATCGAGGCCGCCGGGCACGGGCCGCTGCCGGTCCTCGCCATCATCGGCCGCCCGAATGTCGGCAAGTCGACCCTCGTCAACCGGATCATCGGGCGGCGCGAGGCGGTCGTCGAGGACAAGCCCGGCGTCACCCGCGACCGTGTCACCTACGAGGCCGAGTGGGCGGGCCGCCGCTTCAAGGTCGTCGACACCGGCGGCTGGGAGCAGGACGTCCTCGGCATCGACGCCTCCGTGGCCGCGCAGGCCGAGTACGCGATCGAGGCGGCCGACGCCGTCGTCTTCGTCGTGGACGCCAAGGTCGGCGCCACCGACACCGACGAGGCGGTCGTCCGGCTGCTGCGCAAGGCCGGCAAGCCCGTCGTGCTCGCCGCCAACAAGGTGGACGGCCAGAGCGGCGAGGCCGACGCGTCCTACCTGTGGTCCCTGGGCCTCGGCGAACCGCACCCGATCTCCGCGCTGCACGGCCGCGGCACGGGCGACATGCTGGACGCCGTCCTGGAGGCGCTGCCCGAGGCGCCCGAGCAGACCTTCGGCACCGCGGTCGGCGGACCGCGCCGCATCGCGCTCATCGGCCGCCCGAACGTCGGCAAGTCCTCGCTGCTGAACAAGGTGGCGGGCGAGGAGCGCGTCGTCGTCAACGAGATCGCGGGCACCACCCGTGACCCGGTCGACGAGCTGATCGAACTCGGCGGCATCACCTGGAAGTTCGTCGACACGGCGGGCATCCGCAAGCGCGTCCACCTCCAGCAGGGCGCCGACTACTACGCCTCGCTGCGCACCGCGGCCGCCGTCGAGAAGGCCGAGGTGGCGGTCATCCTGATCGACGCCTCCGAGTCCATCTCGGTCCAGGACCAGCGGATCGTCACCATGGCCGTCGACGCGGGCCGCGCGATCGTCCTCGCCTTCAACAAGTGGGACACCCTCGACGAGGAGCGCCGCTACTACCTGGAGCGCGAGATCGAGACCGAGCTCGCCCAGGTCGCGTGGGCGCCCCGGGTGAACGTCTCGGCGCGCACCGGCCGCCACATGGAGAAGCTGGTCCCGGGCATCGAGGCCGCCCTCGTCGGCTGGGAGACCCGCGTCCCGACGGGCCGCCTCAACGCCTTCCTCGGCGAGCTGGTCGCGGCCCACCCGCACCCGGTCCGCGGCGGCAAGCAGCCCCGCATCCTCTTCGGCACCCAGGCCGGCACCAAGCCCCCGCGCTTCGTCCTGTTCGCCTCCGGGTTCATCGAGGCGGGCTACCGGCGCTTCATCGAGCGCCGGCTGCGCGAGGAGTTCAGCTTCGAGGGGACCCCGATCCACATCTCGGTGCGGGTGCGCGAGAAGCGCGGCGCCAACAAGAAGAAGTAG